The following DNA comes from Picosynechococcus sp. PCC 7003.
ACTTTGAACGGGCAATCCAGTTGCTCTCAAGGGAAGCAGAACCCACCTATTTTCTCCTCGGTCAAACCTACCTCCAGACTGATCAACGGGAAAAGGCGATCGCCGCCTTTGCCCTCCAGGGCTTAGTCGATCCCCATATCATGACCCTTGGCCAATGGGAGCAAGAACCCTTTACGGCGGTGCGGATGGAGGCCGTCGAAGCGTCCCTCGCTTTGTACCAAGATCTGATTGAACGCCTTGATCCCCAGGATCCCTACGTCATCACCCTCCAGGAGCGAATGGCTTGGCTCGCCTGGTGGCATGGTCTGCCGATTCCCCACCGGGATCATCTCAGCCAATTTTCACCGATGGTGCAAGCGTTGATTTTAGGCGATCGCCAACCCGAACAAGCCCTGGAAATCATTGACCAACAAATTGCCCAAAACCCAGACAATAATACCCGTTGGCTCATTCTCAAGGCTTGGTTCCAGCCGGACTTTAATCTGAATTTGAACCTCAAACAAGCCAATAGTGAAGAGGCCCAAACCTATCTCCTGACCTCCCGTCGTGCGGAAGGGGTGACGCTCCAGGAGTGGTTGAAGCAGATTGCCGAACTTGCTAAACCTGTCGGTAGTGAGCGCCTAGCCTCCCGACTGCTTTACCGTAGTGAAGATTTTGAAGCGGTGGATACGGTGTTGCGTCCCGACGATCTCCAGACGTTTCGCCTCCTGTCACTGTTGGGACTGGGAAGTGGTTATCCCCGCACGTTTCCTGTTTTAGATCAGCTGATTAATGATGTTCGTACCGAGGCGTTGGGACTCCCTCACCCCACTGAAAACGGTTTCCAACTCAGCGGGCAATAAATTTCACAAATTTCACGGTCAACACTTAAGAGCGCAATTTACAAACTTCATGGGTAATGCATCAAAAACTTGGCTGCTGGGTCTTGATCGCCAGATCTGGATCCTCGCCGCAGGACGACTCCTTTCCCAGATTGGCACCGGGTTCACTGCCTTCTATGCGCCGATCTTTTTTGTGAATCAGGTGGGCCTGTCGGCAACCCAGGTGGGCCTTGCCCTAGGGAGTGCTTCAGTTTCTGGGGTATTGGGTCGTTTTCTCGGAGGGACAGGGGCTGATAATCCGGCCTGGGGTCGTAAAAAAACGCTTCTGGCGGCTGCTGGGGTTTCGGCGATCGCCGATGTGGCCTTGGCAACGGCAGATACTTTTTGGCTCTTGGTGTTGGGGAATTTGTTAATGGGGCTAGGGATCGGTCTGTATTGGCCTGCTACGGAAACAGTGGTGGCAGATCTAACCAGCGGTAGTCAGCGCAATGAAGCCTTTGCTCTGGTACGCCTGGCGGACAACATTGGTCTTGGTACAGGGGTAATGCTGGGGGGGTTAATCATTGCGACAATTCAAAATTATCGCTTGCTTTTTGTGCTTGATGGCATCAGTTTTGTGGTGTTTTTTGGGGTAATCTGGGTGGCGATCGCCGAAACCTATCAAAACCACGAAGATGTCCAAGCCGATGGTAATAGCTGGTTGACGGCCCTCCAGGATCGACGGCTGGTGATTTACATGGCAGTCAATGTGATGTTTACGCTCTACATCGCCCAGATCCAAAGCACCGCGCCTTTATACCTCACGAACTTTATTGAATTTTCTCCCCAGGTGATTAGTGGCTTGTTTGCGTGGCATATTGTGTTTGCCTCCCTCTGTCAGTTGCCCATCGCCCGCCGTTTAAATAGCTTAAGCCGACCCCATGCCCTGATGGTTTCCCTCCTGTTGTGGGGCATGGGCTTTACGGTGATGTGGGGAGCGGGTATTGGTGCAATTCCGGCATTGGTGGGGGCGATCGCCAGTCTGGGGATTTTAGCCCTGGCCACCGATGCCTATACCCCAGCCGCTTCTGCTTTGGTGGTTGATTTGGCCCCAGCCTCCCAACGGGGTGTTTACTTGGCGCTCAATTCCCAATGTTGGGCGATTGGTTATTTAATTGGGCCACCGATTGGTGGTTGGGCCTTGGATCAGGTGCCGGCGATCGCCCATGGGTTTTGGCTGGCGGGAGCCGTGAGTATTGTGCCCTGTCTGTTAACCTTGCGCTACCTCGAAACCCTCATCACCCACAAAAAAACGGAGGGTTAACTCCGTTAATCAATCAAATATAGTCATTCCAAATCGTAATGAGACAGTCAAAAATCTCAAGTCCCCCTTTCAAAGGGGGATTCAGGGGGATCGAATCTCTCGAACTTAATCGAAATGACTATATTCCGCTTGACCCTAGAGATATTAGGTTTGGGAAACAAAGTTTTCTTCTTCTCCCTGGTGGGTGGTTTTGACCCACTTGAGCCGTTTGGGGCGCACCGACATCCGGGCTGTAGTTAAAGGCATCACCACCATCCAATGGAGCATATAAACCATGGTCAGACCGCAGGCCGTAAAAATTTTTGTGACCTTTGCCCAAGTCCAAGGCAGATCTCGATAGACCCGCAGATTTCCCTGCACCATTGCCCAGAGAGAAAGACCTAGGGCGAGGGTCGTCATCGGCATCAGGACAGGTAAATGGCCCTTGAGCACCGCAAAAATAAAGTCAGGGATAGCCGCAGTGGGGAGCAAATACTGCATCAAAATGAAGGAAAAAAGATCGACTTTTTTGCCAAAGCCGAGGCGCTTATTCGAGAAATACCGCCAATAGTCGAGGTAGCGCTGGTAACCCCCTTCGGCCCAACGGCTGCGCTGGTGCCAGAGGGCGATCGCCTTGGTGACCCCTTCTTCGTTGACGGCGGGATTGAGTAAAAAGCCAATTTGCCAGTTGTCCAAATGGAGACGGATCGTTAGATCTAGATCATCGGTGATCGTTTCTTCGTTCCAACCACCACATTGATCTAAGGCGGAACGACGCACAAACTGACCATTACCCCGCAGTTCACCGATCCCCCCCAGGGCAATCCGTTGTTGCTGGAAATAGCTATCGAGGATCATTTCTGTGGCTTGGCCCTTCGTCCAGAAATTTAGCGGTTCGTTGGCAATCGCCTTCCGGACTTGGATCGCCCCCACATTTTCATCGGCAAAGAGGGGCACCACATGACGCAAAAATTCCGGCGGCACCGTAGCATCGGCATCAAACACCGCAATAATTTCTCCTTGGGTTTGGGAGAGCACCTGGTTTAGCGCTCCTGATTTTCCGCCACCCGCATTGGGAGGGCGATGTACCACCTGCAACTGGGGATATTCCAGGGCCAATTGATCAAGGATTTGAGGCGTTCTGTCGGTGCTGGCATCATCAATTAACCAGACCTCGCATTTATCTGTCGGATAATCCAGTTGGCAGAGATTTTTTACCAAACGCCCAATGACTGCCTCTTCGTTCTTTGCCGAGACGATGAGGGAAACGATGGGAGCCGTGGCCAAATCTGTGTCGGTTAGGGGTTGAGGTTGGGGATCGGGCTGGGCGCTGACCAAACGGATGGCCTGAATCAGCAGCAGACCTGTGGCCCCCAAAACCGCCGTTGAACCCCAACTTATACTGTGGAGAACAAAGGCGATCGCCCAGATAAAACTGAGCATAAAGGCTGATTTTTTGCGACGTCCCCCTAATCCCTGGAAAAAATCACTCCGAAATTCCGCTTCGGCCACCTCTGGATCAGTCAGTTCATCTAAAAAAGCCCCAAGGGGATCGTGATTTTCATCGGTTTGCCAGGGTTGATTTGCCATGCGGAGATTCTCCTCTTCCAAAAAGTGCTGTTCGGGGGCAGGGGATAATTGCGTTTGCCGCTCGACATTCATGATAATCGATAGGCTTGTCCCCTTGGGGAACGCTGCTCAAGGGACTGTACAACCATCGCTATGAGGTTGGCGCAGTGAAGGTTACTCCTTCGTAAATGTCCGTGAGGGGAGCATCGAGATCAAAGGAGTCTAAATGGGCGATCGCCTCGAGACCTTCGTAGATTTGTAGCGTCCAAATATCCTGGGTCTGTCGCCGAAAACATTGAATAAATGGGCTTTCTGTGCCAACGAGTAAATATTCTTCTAGGCTCGGAATGGTGCGGTAGTACAGAAATTTAGCAGTTTGATCAAAATTTTTCGTCGAGGGAGAAAGCACTTCAATAATAAGCTTAGGCTTTTCCACAAATAGCTCACTCGTATTATCTTCTGGATCGCAAGTCACGACGAGATCAGGATAGAAAAACCGCCGACCTGTCTGTAATTTGACTTTAATATCAGCCATGAAAGTCGTACAGCCAGAGTTTTGCAGATAGCGACGTAAGAGCAGGTAAAGATTTCCGCTGACAAGGTTATGGTTTTTACTCGTACCAGCCATGGCGTAAAGCTCACCATCGAAATATTCATGGCGGATATCACTGGTGACTTCAAAGGCGAGATATTCCTCTGGGGTTAAGTGTGTATGGTCACTGAGAGCAATCATAATCTGCTGCGCTGAGGGTTTACCTAGAGCTTTTTCATGGGAGCCACCCGGGGATCAATGATTTTTTTGCCGAGATTCGGAAACTGGATCGCTAGGTTGGTCTTTTTGTCATCCCCAAAGATTTTGATCACTTCCCCTTCCCCAAAAACATTGTGATGGACGCGATCGCCAATGTCCCATTTTTGTTGGGCCACTTCGGTACGGGCCGCCTGCCGTTCCCGTCTTTTCTGGGAGCGTTGCTTCTGGCTAATGGACATCATTTTGGGCTCCTGTTTCGGGGGCCTTGGGGCTGGCGATCGCCCATTAGAAGTTACCAATTCTTCCGGCAGTTCTGCGAGAAATTGTGAGGCGACAGCAGGCTCACGGTAACCCCACATATATCGCTCCCGGGTATAGCTGAGGAATAGTTGCTCCTGGGCGCGGGTCAGGCCCACATAACATAAGCGTCGTTCTTCTTCTAAAGCAACGGGATCATTTAAGGAGCGGGTATGGGGAAATAGCCCTTGCTCTAGCCCCACCAAAAAGACCACCGGAAATTCCAAGCCCTTGGCCGAATGGAGGGTCATCAAAGAAACCTGCTGGGACTCATCATCAAGGTTATCGAGATCCGAAGCGAGGGATGCATTTTCCAAAAAGCCATTTAAGCTGCTGTCTTCGTTTTCGTCTTGGAATTGCAGCATCGCATTGTACAGTTCGGAAATATTTTCGACGCGGCTGTCGGCTTCCTCGGTGCCTTGGCTTTTGAGGTCATCAATGTAGCCGGAATTTTCCATCACATAATCAAGAATATCGGCACCGCGCATGGTCGCCATTTTGCCCTGCATTTCCTGGATCAGCCCCGTAAACTCGTTAATTTTCCGAGCGGCCCGTCCGGCGATCGTGGCCACAGAGGTTTCATCGCTGAGGATTTCCCAGAGGGGACAGCCTAATTCCTGGGCGGCATGGTTAAGTTTATCGACGGTGGTTTTGCCGATGCCCCGTTTGGGCGTATTGATCACCCGCATTAGGCTAATGGTATCTGCGGGATTGGCGATCGCCTTGAGGTAAGCGAGGGCATCTTTAATTTCTTTGCGGTCGTAGAACTTAAAGCCGCCCACAACCTGATAGGGAATATTGTTGCGAATCAGCAAATCCTCAAAGGGACGGGATTGGGCATTGGTGCGGTAGAGAATTGCAAAGTCGCCCCAATCGAGTTCCGGGTTTTTGCGCCGCAGACCGAGGATCTGATTTAAAACAAACCGCGCTTCTTCGTTTTCGTTGTCCGCCTTGTGGCAATAAATTTCTTCTCCGGCGCCCCTGGTGGCCTTGAGCACTTTATCGATGCGCTGGCTATTTTGCTCGATCAAGGCATTGGCGGCTTTGAGGATATTTTCCCGGGAACGGTAATTCTCCTCCAGTTTGACCATGGTTTGGGTCTCGTCATCGGGGAGGCGATCGCCAAAATTTTCTTGGAATTCCAGCAGAATCGTAAAATCCGCCATCCGAAATGAATAAATGGACTGATCCGCATCGCCAACAACAAACAAAGAGCGATTATTCCAGCCCAAAGCAGCCTGGTTTGTTTCACCGTTGGTACTGAGTAGCCGAATCAACTCATACTGAATCCGGTTTGTATCCTGATACTCATCCACCAGGATATGGTGAAATTGACTGTGCCAATAGCCGAGGATCGATTCATTTTGCTGGAACAACCGCACCGGAATCAGGATTAAATCATCAAAATCAAGGGAATTATTGGCGGCTAAGGCCGTTTGATAGGCTTCATAAACCTCTGCCACTACCTTGCCTTTGTAACCCCCCTGCTGCCGGGCATAGTCATTGGGGGTAAGGCCGAGGTTTTTGGCATTACTAATCTGATAGCGGATGGTGCGGGGATTGAATTTTTTGTCGTCGAGGTTCAGCTGCTGGGTGACAATGCGTTTGATCAACGTTTGAACGTCGCTATCGTCCATGATCGTGAAATTGCGCTGCCAGGTGCGGCCCCGTTCGTCTTGGTATTTATTGATGTCGTACCGGAGAATCCGTGCACAAAGGCTATGGAACGTGCCAATCCAGAGGGGTTTTGTAACTTGTTTGTAGACCTGCGATCGCAATTTTTTTTGCTCAAATTCCGGCAGCCCTCCCAAGGGTTTACCATGTTGCAGTTCTGCTAACTGTTGGGCATAAAGCAGTTCCACCCGTTCTTTCATTTCCCGGGCGGCCTTGTTCGTGAAGGTGACGGCCAGAATATTTTCTGGGTCAACGCGGTGGTTGCGGATCAGATGGGCAATGCGGAAGGTCAAGGCCCTGGTTTTGCCTGAACCAGCCCCGGCCACCACCAAGAGTGGCCCACAAAAATGTTCAACAGCGCGACGTTGGGAGGGGTTAAGTTGGGCTAACAAATCAGACATGGACGATAAGGTTCACAGCACAGGGAGAGACCTTATTTTGACATACTCCCCGGTGTGGCAGGGTTCGGTTAGTTTATCTCGGCGATCGCCCCTTTGTAGAGTTTTTGAATAGACTTGATCACCCGCTGAAAAGGAGAGTTCGCGTGCTGGGACTCCGGCGCCAGAGATTGCAAGCGATTGAGCAATTTTGCTTCTTCCGTTTCAATTTGACTGTCGCTATAGACCATGTGGCTCACCGCATCTAGCAGTTCTTGGTATTCCGCCTCGTTGGTATGGTCATTAATATACTCTTCAACAAGACGGTAACAATCCTCTGGTTTGATGGGGACCGCCTCACACAATAAAGCCCGAATATCCGGGTCTTGGGAGAGTTTTTTTTGCTCAGCAATTTGGTGGAGATATTGACGTTCTTCTACCTGGATTTCACCGTCGATCCAAGCGGCACTAAAAAGAATTTTAAAAAGTTGCTTGTTTTTATCTGCCGTCTGCATGGGGAGCCTCCCGAATCAATTGGGAAAGTAATGGGCCAAAACCTTCCTGATTGTCTCTACCCTAAACTCCCTGCCTTGTTACCCCGAATTTTCTGTTGAATATCTTAAACATTCTTGCGCCAGTTTTTCCTGAATCAGCACCGCTTCAACCAGAGAGAAAGGCGATCGCCCCGAAGAGACCCCCACCAATCGTTTACAATAATTAATACTTTTTTGAGAATCAAACCGTAGGACAAAAGTAATGCGTGTAGCAATCGTTGGAGCAGGCCTCGCCGGACTCAGCACCGCCATTGAACTGGTCGATGCAGGCCATGAAGTCGAAATCTTTGAAGCTCGCCCCTTTGTCGGTGGAAAAGTCGGCAGTTGGGTTGACAAAGATGGCAATCACATCGAAATGGGCCTCCATGTCTTCTTCGGTTGCTATTACAATTTGTTTGCCCTGATGGAAAAAGTCGGTGCCGGTGATAACCTCCGCCTCAAGGCACACACCCACCAATTTATTAACGAAGGGGGCAAAATTGGCGAACTCGACTTCCGTTTTCCCTTCGGTGCTCCTTTCCATGGTCTCAAAGCCTTTTTTACCTCTTCTCAACTTTCGGCGATCGACAAAGCTGCCAATTCCCTGGCCCTAGGTACAAGTCCCATTGTGCGGGGCCTTGTTGATTTTGACGGGGCGATGAAAACGATCCGTGACCTCGACAAAATCAGCTTTGCCGATTGGTTCCGGAGCCATGGCGGTAATGACGGCAGTCTCAAGAAAATGTGGAATCCGATCGCCTATGCCCTAGGGTTTATCGACACCGAAAATATTTCTGCCCGCTGCATGTTGACCATTTTCATGTTCTTTGCTGCGAAAACCGAAGCCTCAGTGCTGCGGATGCTCGAAGGCTCTCCCCACGAATATCTCCACAAACCGATCGTCAACTACCTCGAAGCCCGGAGCACCAAAATTCATACCCGTCACCGGCTCACCGATATCCACTACACCCTAGAAGGACAACCTAAAATTGATGGCATCGTCATCAACAACGGTGAAACTACCGAAACCATCACCGCCGATACCTACGTTTTTGCCCTTGATATCCCTGGTATCCAGCGCATTATTCCTGAAGCTTGGCGTCAATGGTCGGAATTTGACAACATTTACAAGCTCGATGCTGTGCCCGTTGCCACCGTACAATTGCGCTTTGACGGATGGGTCACAGAGCTCAACGACCCCGAAAAACGTAAGCAACTCCAAAAAGCAGTCGGCATTGATAACCTGCTCTACACCCACCAAGCCGATTTCTCCTGTTTTGCCGATTTAGCCCTCGCCAGTCCCGCCGACTACTACAAAGAAGGCGAAGGTTCCCTAATGCAACTGGTTTTAACGCCAGGTGATCCGTTTATCAAAAAGAGTAATGAAGAAATTGCCCAGCACGTTTTGGCCCAGGTTCATAAACTATTCCCCTCTTCTCGAGAGCTGAATATGACTTGGTCGAATGTTGTCAAGCTCGCCCAATCTCTCTACCGGGAAGCCCCAGGTATGGATGTTTATCGACCAGCCCAAGCGACTCCCATTAACAACTTATTCTTAGCTGGAAGCTATACCCAGCAAGACTACATCGACAGCATGGAAGGCGCAACAATTTCCGGTCGCCAAGCAGCAGCAGCAATCCTCTGCACAGTCGAAGAAACACGTGGGAAAACCCCTGCGATCGCATAACACAAAGTTTTACTGAAAAATTGTTCAGCAAGCCTCCTGATACCAATTAGATGGGGGCTTTTTTTATTAATCGCAGACAACAACCATGGTGGATAATCAAAAAAAAGAGAGGCACTTAATCCTCTCTCAAACTCCTAATTGCTTTTTTAAACAATCAATTGGCGATAACTGATCCTGAAATGTCGTCAGTTCTCAGAATTACATTAGGCCGAGTTGTGCCAGAATACCTTTTCCGGTTAGGAGCTCAGTCAAAAGACCAATCACGAAACCGAGCATTGCTAGGCGGCCGTTCCAGTTTTCAGCGAAGGCGCTAAAACCAAATTTGCTTTCTTGATTTTCCATAATTTGTTTCCTCAGAAGAATCTTGACGTATATAGTTGTTTTCTAGTCAACCAGTTGATACCTAATTTAACAAAAGTACAAACATCTTGCAACGTTTTGTTACTTGCCTGAAGGAGAATTTCGTAGAGAGTTGGTAAAGAGTTAAAAAACAAATGGGACTAGACCCCCTGTCTCTCAAGGGCTTTCGCCTATATCCTGTCCGTAGGCTTTCCATGACAAACTAATCAAGCCATTGAGAATCGCCACGGCAACAGTGGCTCCACCTTTGCGGCTTTGAATACAAATATGCGGAATTGTCGCTTCTTCTAAATATTTTTGGGGCGCTGTGCCCGTCAGAAAGTTAGCGGGCGTAAAAATGACAAGCGCCGGGCGAATAATACCTTTTTTGACTAAAGTGACCAAACTGGATAAAGCAGTTTGGGATTGGCCAATGACAAAAGTCGCCTCTGGATAACGACGCGCCAGAGTTTCCATGCCCCAAGCTGTTTTGGTCTTTTCCCGTTGAGGTCGGGTGAGGGTATCGGCGCTACAGTAAACGGGATTCGCAAAGGAGTTTTGAAGATATTCTGTAATGCCCACGCGCACCATTGGCTCATCGACGATGATTGTACCGCGAGCTGCCAGGGCCGCCGCACCAGCCTGGAGAGCATGTTCTGAAAAGTGAATCAGCTGGGCATAGTCAAAGTCAGCAGTACGATAAATGACTTGACGCACAATTTCATATTCAGCAGGGGAAAAGGAGTGTTTGCCAATTTCGCGATCAATGAGGGCTAAACTTTGGGCGTCGGTCAGATGCCATTCCATCATATTTTGTGCTGCCTAGGCGTTGCTGGGATCTGTAGGTGTAGGTAGTTCTCCACAATTCTGACATACCCGAAAAGCCCCTAGGATAGTTCTTCGGGAAAAATTAACTTGACATTTGTTCTATCGCAAACCTCCCAAATAACTTGGGAGGCCAATGTTTTGGCCTTATTGTGAACTACCCCGCCGCAAGCAGCGGGGCTTCCTACCCAAAGAACAGCTTTCTATTCCGAGGAATAGCGAGTCTTATATTCTGGCGATAGGCGGACTCCCCGGTTCCCGAGGACAAAAATCACGGTCACCAAAAATACTTTGTATGTGTCTAGCTTGGTTTTCGCTATCCGTTGCCGTGTCAACGATATGATTATAGAGCATTACGCCCCAAGGGGCGGGGATTTCAACCCTTTGCCGTTAAAAGGGTTTTTACCACAGCCTGGAATTGTTTGGCTTAGAATATTGGGGTTTTGTGGGGATTTCAAGCTCTAAGGGTTAGTTCTTCGCCCCCTGGGGCGTGATAATAATGAACCTGATTCGCAACCCACCAGTTGAGAGTGAAAGTCAGGCATTGCCGGGGCCTCCAAAGTCTGGAGATTGTACAGAAGTTCTGTTTTGCTCAATCTGTACTCAGGGACTCTGGGGAAGGGAAACAGCCTATCAAGTCGAGCGAGCGGATGCCGAACTTGGTTCGGCATCATTCGAGTCGAGCGTCGGTCTGTCGGGGGTCGACAACCTAGATAAGTGGCGTGGGGTAGGAATACTCAATCGTGAGGTTGGGATGCCCCGTCCGCTTGCGGTAGGGAAGATGTCACTTCGCTTGAATGCGTTCGGGATTGCCGAAATAGTCTGGGGAAGATTTTTGAGTTGAGTCAACGGGGGGAATCACTGGCCACTGCTCACTTAGGGTTTGTAGGAGTTGATCCTGCTGTTGTCGATAGCCGCTAACGTCCCAGGTACCGTTATTGATAATGGCAAACCAGATATTTCCTTGGGTTTGGGTTGGCATCACGCCAGCGAGGGCACTGACTTGATTGAGGGTGC
Coding sequences within:
- a CDS encoding MFS transporter encodes the protein MGNASKTWLLGLDRQIWILAAGRLLSQIGTGFTAFYAPIFFVNQVGLSATQVGLALGSASVSGVLGRFLGGTGADNPAWGRKKTLLAAAGVSAIADVALATADTFWLLVLGNLLMGLGIGLYWPATETVVADLTSGSQRNEAFALVRLADNIGLGTGVMLGGLIIATIQNYRLLFVLDGISFVVFFGVIWVAIAETYQNHEDVQADGNSWLTALQDRRLVIYMAVNVMFTLYIAQIQSTAPLYLTNFIEFSPQVISGLFAWHIVFASLCQLPIARRLNSLSRPHALMVSLLLWGMGFTVMWGAGIGAIPALVGAIASLGILALATDAYTPAASALVVDLAPASQRGVYLALNSQCWAIGYLIGPPIGGWALDQVPAIAHGFWLAGAVSIVPCLLTLRYLETLITHKKTEG
- a CDS encoding glycosyltransferase family 2 protein → MANQPWQTDENHDPLGAFLDELTDPEVAEAEFRSDFFQGLGGRRKKSAFMLSFIWAIAFVLHSISWGSTAVLGATGLLLIQAIRLVSAQPDPQPQPLTDTDLATAPIVSLIVSAKNEEAVIGRLVKNLCQLDYPTDKCEVWLIDDASTDRTPQILDQLALEYPQLQVVHRPPNAGGGKSGALNQVLSQTQGEIIAVFDADATVPPEFLRHVVPLFADENVGAIQVRKAIANEPLNFWTKGQATEMILDSYFQQQRIALGGIGELRGNGQFVRRSALDQCGGWNEETITDDLDLTIRLHLDNWQIGFLLNPAVNEEGVTKAIALWHQRSRWAEGGYQRYLDYWRYFSNKRLGFGKKVDLFSFILMQYLLPTAAIPDFIFAVLKGHLPVLMPMTTLALGLSLWAMVQGNLRVYRDLPWTWAKVTKIFTACGLTMVYMLHWMVVMPLTTARMSVRPKRLKWVKTTHQGEEENFVSQT
- a CDS encoding Uma2 family endonuclease, which gives rise to MIALSDHTHLTPEEYLAFEVTSDIRHEYFDGELYAMAGTSKNHNLVSGNLYLLLRRYLQNSGCTTFMADIKVKLQTGRRFFYPDLVVTCDPEDNTSELFVEKPKLIIEVLSPSTKNFDQTAKFLYYRTIPSLEEYLLVGTESPFIQCFRRQTQDIWTLQIYEGLEAIAHLDSFDLDAPLTDIYEGVTFTAPTS
- the pcrA gene encoding DNA helicase PcrA, which gives rise to MSDLLAQLNPSQRRAVEHFCGPLLVVAGAGSGKTRALTFRIAHLIRNHRVDPENILAVTFTNKAAREMKERVELLYAQQLAELQHGKPLGGLPEFEQKKLRSQVYKQVTKPLWIGTFHSLCARILRYDINKYQDERGRTWQRNFTIMDDSDVQTLIKRIVTQQLNLDDKKFNPRTIRYQISNAKNLGLTPNDYARQQGGYKGKVVAEVYEAYQTALAANNSLDFDDLILIPVRLFQQNESILGYWHSQFHHILVDEYQDTNRIQYELIRLLSTNGETNQAALGWNNRSLFVVGDADQSIYSFRMADFTILLEFQENFGDRLPDDETQTMVKLEENYRSRENILKAANALIEQNSQRIDKVLKATRGAGEEIYCHKADNENEEARFVLNQILGLRRKNPELDWGDFAILYRTNAQSRPFEDLLIRNNIPYQVVGGFKFYDRKEIKDALAYLKAIANPADTISLMRVINTPKRGIGKTTVDKLNHAAQELGCPLWEILSDETSVATIAGRAARKINEFTGLIQEMQGKMATMRGADILDYVMENSGYIDDLKSQGTEEADSRVENISELYNAMLQFQDENEDSSLNGFLENASLASDLDNLDDESQQVSLMTLHSAKGLEFPVVFLVGLEQGLFPHTRSLNDPVALEEERRLCYVGLTRAQEQLFLSYTRERYMWGYREPAVASQFLAELPEELVTSNGRSPAPRPPKQEPKMMSISQKQRSQKRRERQAARTEVAQQKWDIGDRVHHNVFGEGEVIKIFGDDKKTNLAIQFPNLGKKIIDPRVAPMKKL
- a CDS encoding TerB family tellurite resistance protein — encoded protein: MQTADKNKQLFKILFSAAWIDGEIQVEERQYLHQIAEQKKLSQDPDIRALLCEAVPIKPEDCYRLVEEYINDHTNEAEYQELLDAVSHMVYSDSQIETEEAKLLNRLQSLAPESQHANSPFQRVIKSIQKLYKGAIAEIN
- the zds gene encoding 9,9'-di-cis-zeta-carotene desaturase yields the protein MRVAIVGAGLAGLSTAIELVDAGHEVEIFEARPFVGGKVGSWVDKDGNHIEMGLHVFFGCYYNLFALMEKVGAGDNLRLKAHTHQFINEGGKIGELDFRFPFGAPFHGLKAFFTSSQLSAIDKAANSLALGTSPIVRGLVDFDGAMKTIRDLDKISFADWFRSHGGNDGSLKKMWNPIAYALGFIDTENISARCMLTIFMFFAAKTEASVLRMLEGSPHEYLHKPIVNYLEARSTKIHTRHRLTDIHYTLEGQPKIDGIVINNGETTETITADTYVFALDIPGIQRIIPEAWRQWSEFDNIYKLDAVPVATVQLRFDGWVTELNDPEKRKQLQKAVGIDNLLYTHQADFSCFADLALASPADYYKEGEGSLMQLVLTPGDPFIKKSNEEIAQHVLAQVHKLFPSSRELNMTWSNVVKLAQSLYREAPGMDVYRPAQATPINNLFLAGSYTQQDYIDSMEGATISGRQAAAAILCTVEETRGKTPAIA
- a CDS encoding high light inducible protein; this encodes MENQESKFGFSAFAENWNGRLAMLGFVIGLLTELLTGKGILAQLGLM
- a CDS encoding precorrin-8X methylmutase, with protein sequence MEWHLTDAQSLALIDREIGKHSFSPAEYEIVRQVIYRTADFDYAQLIHFSEHALQAGAAALAARGTIIVDEPMVRVGITEYLQNSFANPVYCSADTLTRPQREKTKTAWGMETLARRYPEATFVIGQSQTALSSLVTLVKKGIIRPALVIFTPANFLTGTAPQKYLEEATIPHICIQSRKGGATVAVAILNGLISLSWKAYGQDIGESP